A stretch of Methanobrevibacter sp. YE315 DNA encodes these proteins:
- a CDS encoding DUF128 domain-containing protein, whose product MPESEHRMIEILRILSEQDKPIGSKLIADELKNKGFNLGERAVRYHMQILDEKGYTERMGYSGRCITTLGREKLEKGLIYDQVDFIYSKFEEMIYLTDFNYMKQNGNVVVNTSTIYNEESIDIIKKIIESGFSVSPYVNLNRVGNGDEIEVTTLCGTTIDGVLLNEGIPSQPQYGGLLKIEDSQPIKFTELISYKKTSMTPLDAFSTPGLTSIMDVVDTGSGIIPANFRLIPGIGREKAISIINNLDKIGIGGVIAVSDEGKDILGIPVPKGMVGIVIVGGTSPFCAVQEKGQKIDIKIAEEIRDFKTLAPITSKVRNSLKPVTHDIQPKISFLLSKTWNLIQQVDFNIETRKGDIISNVSYIDKDDLDSALNIMEETYISSPKYINPYYKIIKHPDDDDKIGIATICSLSIDGILIDNGIMSNPKYGGLLELTEPPLFIELISYNGSTEDPHNIFLSKNMTSISKTGKPQKILASFKEIPYISRDYSVHLLDILKNIGFSIYKIGKPRELTYNAKADNYNFGVVTGSGLNSIGALKEKGMDVEIKAIEKLLPFEKMDRL is encoded by the coding sequence ATGCCAGAATCCGAACATAGAATGATTGAAATTCTAAGAATATTAAGTGAGCAAGATAAGCCTATAGGATCCAAATTAATAGCTGATGAGCTAAAAAACAAAGGTTTCAATTTAGGTGAGCGTGCAGTCAGATATCACATGCAAATTTTAGATGAAAAGGGTTATACCGAAAGGATGGGATATTCTGGAAGATGCATTACAACTCTTGGTCGCGAAAAATTAGAAAAGGGACTGATATATGACCAGGTCGATTTCATCTATTCAAAATTTGAAGAAATGATTTATTTGACTGACTTCAACTATATGAAACAAAATGGGAATGTAGTTGTCAATACATCAACCATTTATAATGAAGAATCGATTGATATAATTAAAAAGATTATTGAAAGTGGCTTTTCTGTTAGTCCTTATGTTAATTTAAATAGGGTTGGAAACGGAGACGAAATAGAAGTTACAACTTTATGCGGTACAACAATAGATGGAGTGCTGCTCAATGAGGGAATACCATCACAACCGCAATATGGAGGACTTCTGAAAATTGAAGATTCACAGCCGATTAAATTTACAGAATTGATATCATATAAAAAGACATCTATGACTCCCCTAGATGCATTTTCCACCCCAGGATTGACATCAATAATGGATGTTGTGGACACCGGAAGCGGAATAATCCCTGCAAACTTCAGATTGATACCTGGAATCGGAAGAGAAAAGGCAATAAGCATTATTAATAATCTTGACAAAATCGGAATTGGCGGAGTAATAGCCGTTTCTGATGAAGGTAAAGATATCTTAGGAATACCTGTCCCTAAAGGAATGGTTGGAATAGTCATTGTCGGTGGAACAAGCCCATTTTGTGCAGTTCAAGAAAAAGGACAAAAAATCGACATAAAAATAGCTGAAGAAATAAGAGACTTTAAAACATTGGCCCCAATAACTTCAAAGGTAAGGAACTCATTAAAACCTGTAACACATGACATTCAACCGAAAATATCATTTTTACTTTCAAAAACATGGAATCTGATACAGCAAGTTGACTTCAACATAGAAACCAGAAAAGGAGACATCATTTCTAACGTGTCCTATATAGACAAGGATGATTTGGATTCCGCATTAAACATAATGGAAGAAACATATATCTCAAGCCCTAAATACATCAATCCATACTATAAAATTATAAAACACCCAGATGACGATGATAAAATTGGAATTGCAACTATATGCAGCCTGAGTATTGATGGAATTTTAATAGACAATGGAATCATGAGCAATCCGAAATATGGAGGACTGCTTGAACTTACAGAACCTCCCCTATTTATTGAGCTGATTTCATACAACGGTTCAACAGAAGATCCTCACAACATATTCCTATCAAAAAACATGACATCAATAAGCAAAACAGGCAAGCCGCAAAAAATATTAGCTAGTTTTAAAGAAATTCCATACATATCCCGCGATTACAGCGTTCATCTTTTAGATATATTGAAGAATATTGGATTTTCAATTTATAAAATAGGAAAGCCAAGGGAATTGACCTACAATGCAAAAGCAGACAACTATAATTTTGGCGTTGTTACAGGAAGTGGTTTGAATTCAATTGGTGCTCTAAAAGAAAAAGGAATGGACGTGGAAATAAAGGCTATTGAAAAATTATTGCCTTTTGAAAAAATGGATAGACTGTAA
- a CDS encoding formylmethanofuran dehydrogenase subunit A, which produces MMEYILKNGIVYDPANEVNGEKMDVMFKDGIIVDDVSADAEVLDVTDKIVMPAGIDPHAHVAGPKLVVGRLYRPEDSRRGVTQKTKVLRSESGFSIPSCPATGYRYSRLGYGTVVEAAMPPLEAKHTHEEIATIPMIDIPAMPLFGNNWFVMEYAKDNNIEDIAAFVSAWLKISKGYGIKIVNPCGSEAWGWGMNVHGVNDKAPYFDVTSKEVVIALAKANEMLNLPHSIHIHPNDLGHPGNYTTTLETMDAVKDVKKGSKAAEIRDQVMHVCHLQFHAYTGNSWKDAGSAAPELADYINKNKHVTCDVGQVTLDETTTMTADAPMEYDLFKLSGLKWTNKDIECETAAGIIPCIYSGKNPVNTLQWAIGLELFLGIENPWQVCLTTDHPNAGPYTRYPRIISWLMSNQRRMEMMENGEVHKWAQRRTTLPTLDREYDFYEIATISRAAPARIYGFTDRGALTPGYRADIAVYDINPNEIDPSRQAAEIEKGFNVAEYTIKDGQILVKDKEIVKVKESQNIWVNVKGWEQNEQKVINNIMPFFTQYYSVKWENYPVHDHYVSNPIRIDVDGK; this is translated from the coding sequence ATAATGGAATATATTCTTAAAAATGGTATTGTCTACGACCCAGCTAATGAAGTCAATGGGGAAAAGATGGACGTAATGTTCAAAGACGGTATTATTGTAGATGATGTTTCTGCAGATGCTGAAGTATTAGACGTTACCGATAAAATAGTCATGCCAGCAGGTATTGACCCTCACGCACACGTTGCAGGTCCTAAATTAGTAGTAGGAAGATTATACAGACCTGAAGATTCCAGAAGAGGTGTTACTCAAAAGACCAAAGTATTAAGGTCTGAATCTGGTTTCTCCATCCCAAGTTGTCCTGCAACTGGTTACAGATACTCAAGATTAGGTTACGGTACTGTTGTAGAAGCAGCTATGCCTCCTCTTGAAGCAAAACACACTCACGAAGAAATTGCAACTATTCCAATGATTGATATTCCAGCTATGCCGTTATTCGGTAACAACTGGTTTGTAATGGAATACGCAAAAGATAACAATATTGAAGACATTGCAGCATTTGTATCTGCATGGTTAAAAATCTCAAAAGGTTACGGAATTAAAATCGTAAACCCATGTGGAAGTGAAGCATGGGGATGGGGTATGAACGTACACGGTGTAAATGATAAAGCACCATACTTTGACGTAACTTCCAAAGAAGTCGTTATCGCTTTAGCAAAAGCTAACGAAATGTTGAACTTACCTCACTCTATTCACATTCACCCTAACGATTTAGGACACCCTGGTAACTACACTACCACTCTCGAAACCATGGATGCTGTTAAAGATGTTAAAAAAGGTTCCAAAGCAGCTGAAATAAGAGACCAAGTTATGCACGTTTGTCACTTACAATTCCACGCATACACTGGTAACAGCTGGAAAGACGCAGGATCTGCAGCACCAGAACTCGCTGATTACATTAACAAAAACAAACATGTAACCTGTGACGTAGGTCAAGTAACCTTAGATGAAACCACAACCATGACTGCAGATGCTCCAATGGAATACGACTTATTCAAATTATCCGGTCTCAAATGGACCAACAAAGATATTGAATGTGAAACCGCAGCAGGTATCATTCCATGTATTTACTCAGGTAAAAACCCAGTTAACACATTACAATGGGCTATCGGTCTTGAATTGTTCTTAGGCATTGAAAACCCATGGCAAGTATGTTTAACTACTGACCACCCTAACGCAGGACCATACACTAGATATCCTAGAATCATCTCCTGGTTGATGAGTAACCAAAGAAGGATGGAAATGATGGAAAACGGAGAAGTCCACAAATGGGCACAAAGAAGAACTACTCTCCCAACTCTCGACAGAGAATACGATTTCTACGAAATTGCAACTATTTCCAGAGCTGCTCCTGCTAGAATCTACGGATTCACTGACAGAGGTGCACTCACCCCTGGTTACAGAGCAGACATTGCAGTATATGACATAAATCCTAATGAAATTGATCCATCCAGACAAGCTGCTGAAATCGAAAAAGGTTTCAATGTTGCTGAATACACTATTAAAGATGGTCAAATCTTAGTGAAAGATAAAGAAATCGTAAAAGTTAAAGAAAGTCAAAACATTTGGGTTAACGTAAAAGGATGGGAACAAAACGAACAAAAAGTTATCAACAACATCATGCCGTTCTTTACTCAATACTACTCAGTTAAATGGGAAAATTACCCAGTACACGACCACTACGTATCTAACCCAATTAGAATAGATGTTGATGGTAAATAG
- a CDS encoding DUF2097 domain-containing protein — translation MKELELTTKDAVSYLKENVKIHDKIEISYNRIFAEGEVLNVDFSEYFGEPGFKMLVSLDESQIGSTVEIDIYEFEEDIIEFVHYPKNGESVDVTVI, via the coding sequence ATGAAAGAATTAGAATTAACAACCAAAGATGCAGTAAGTTACTTAAAGGAAAATGTAAAAATTCATGATAAAATCGAAATCTCATACAACAGGATTTTTGCTGAAGGTGAAGTTCTTAACGTTGATTTTTCAGAATATTTCGGAGAACCAGGTTTCAAGATGCTTGTTTCCCTTGATGAAAGCCAAATTGGCTCAACCGTCGAAATCGATATCTACGAGTTTGAAGAGGACATTATAGAATTTGTCCACTATCCGAAAAATGGTGAAAGCGTGGATGTTACTGTAATTTAA
- a CDS encoding HesA/MoeB/ThiF family protein, whose product MTNNFDEETYWQIATRQMSIVTKEEQEKFRNGKITVIGCGGIGGQTIEMLARMGIGELILVDEDVFDLTNLNRQSLSSTETLGLEKSEVAKQKVELINPHVKVTNYNAHVDESNIDEIIGDSNIVIDALDNILTRVIVSRKANEKRIPYIHGAVHGTLGQVTVFLPNTKSYEEMFNLPSLGKELTDEVIGELKNVTSGKPPVIGPTPNIVSCLEAMEAFKILTGIGRVTVAPKILTFDLLDFNSFTIEEI is encoded by the coding sequence ATGACAAACAACTTCGATGAAGAAACATATTGGCAAATAGCAACAAGACAAATGAGCATAGTAACAAAAGAAGAGCAGGAAAAATTCAGAAACGGGAAAATTACTGTCATCGGATGTGGCGGAATAGGTGGCCAGACCATCGAAATGCTTGCAAGAATGGGAATCGGCGAGCTGATTCTGGTTGATGAAGATGTGTTTGACTTGACCAACCTCAATAGGCAAAGCCTATCCTCTACAGAAACATTGGGCCTTGAAAAAAGTGAAGTCGCAAAGCAGAAAGTCGAATTGATCAATCCCCATGTTAAGGTAACCAATTATAATGCGCATGTTGATGAATCAAACATTGATGAAATAATCGGAGATTCCAATATCGTTATTGACGCTTTGGACAATATCCTGACAAGGGTTATCGTTTCAAGAAAGGCTAATGAGAAAAGAATCCCATACATTCACGGAGCAGTCCATGGAACTTTAGGCCAGGTTACCGTATTTTTGCCCAACACCAAAAGCTATGAAGAAATGTTCAACTTGCCTTCACTTGGAAAAGAGCTAACTGACGAGGTAATCGGTGAGCTTAAAAATGTGACTTCAGGCAAGCCTCCGGTTATTGGTCCTACTCCAAATATTGTATCATGTCTTGAAGCCATGGAAGCCTTTAAAATATTAACAGGCATTGGAAGAGTGACTGTTGCGCCGAAAATTTTAACATTCGATTTGTTGGATTTCAATTCATTTACAATAGAAGAAATTTAA
- a CDS encoding aldo/keto reductase encodes MLYNTLGKTGLEVSRLGFGTMRLPTVNSNSQINEKEASEMLKYGIENGINLIDTAYPYHNDTLEGSGNSERFVGKFLKENSLRDEVLISTKSPSWAIETKQDFNMYLDEQLEKLQTDYIDIYLLHSLTVPDWEKVKNLDVLDFLDDCLSSGKVKHVGFSSHIEVDYLIEILDEYSKWEVVLTQMNYLDEYYQSGVMGLNYLKEVNVGSMIMEPLRGGRLVQNIPKEVQEIWDMAETKRTPVEWALQYLWNRDDVDCVLSGMTSLEQVKDNVRIASTEDIISDYDQEIIREVARTYRTFMGNRCTRCGYCMPCPHGVDIINCLTEYNIAHMMGDPKASAMQYFTLIDDDSRADSCIDCKECLPFCTQMLNIPEELVKVHEYFGSEFDHF; translated from the coding sequence ATGTTATATAACACACTTGGAAAAACAGGTCTTGAAGTATCAAGGCTCGGCTTTGGAACAATGAGGCTTCCAACAGTTAATTCCAACTCACAGATTAATGAAAAAGAAGCATCAGAAATGCTTAAATATGGAATTGAAAATGGAATTAATCTTATCGATACTGCATATCCCTACCATAACGATACATTGGAAGGCAGCGGAAACAGTGAAAGGTTCGTTGGAAAATTCTTAAAAGAAAATTCCCTAAGGGATGAAGTTCTGATTTCAACAAAATCCCCCTCATGGGCGATTGAAACCAAACAGGATTTCAACATGTATCTGGACGAGCAATTAGAAAAACTCCAGACAGACTATATCGATATTTACTTATTGCATTCACTTACCGTGCCCGATTGGGAAAAGGTGAAAAATCTTGATGTCCTGGACTTTTTAGATGATTGCCTTTCAAGCGGAAAGGTTAAGCATGTTGGATTTTCATCACATATTGAAGTGGACTACTTAATTGAGATTTTGGACGAATATTCTAAATGGGAAGTTGTTTTAACCCAAATGAATTATCTTGATGAGTATTACCAGTCAGGAGTGATGGGACTTAATTATCTAAAAGAAGTGAATGTCGGTAGCATGATTATGGAACCTCTCCGTGGAGGAAGATTGGTTCAAAACATACCGAAAGAGGTTCAGGAAATATGGGACATGGCTGAAACCAAAAGAACCCCTGTTGAATGGGCTTTGCAATATTTATGGAACCGGGATGATGTTGACTGTGTTTTAAGTGGGATGACAAGCCTGGAACAGGTAAAAGACAATGTCAGAATAGCTTCAACCGAAGACATCATTAGCGACTACGATCAGGAAATAATTAGGGAAGTTGCAAGAACCTATAGAACATTTATGGGAAATAGATGTACCAGATGCGGCTATTGTATGCCTTGTCCTCATGGCGTGGACATCATTAATTGCTTGACAGAATACAATATAGCGCATATGATGGGTGACCCTAAAGCCAGCGCAATGCAATATTTCACTCTGATTGATGATGATTCAAGAGCGGATAGCTGCATAGACTGTAAAGAGTGTCTTCCATTCTGTACTCAAATGTTGAACATACCGGAAGAACTTGTTAAAGTTCATGAATACTTTGGCAGTGAATTTGACCACTTTTAG
- a CDS encoding DUF2119 domain-containing protein → MSYFRYIDNGDGPTKLFVGGVHGNEGLTSIRFMKKIKEEDLSPGQFYFYNFDRTPYVSTIKKEFYESGIGLKILDLIEYLQPDFYTELHCYNLKNYERLTSIERYKKTGIPPLIKLGNHILVSSVSPLIRMTYFSTETVCKTLEFPCIEKLTPEIIEKYNFNKELAIETYEDLLNLILISPSRENFEKEMMIHHADQVHLAMRYAEKVFGKDFPPY, encoded by the coding sequence ATGTCTTATTTTAGATACATTGATAATGGTGATGGACCAACAAAGCTGTTCGTTGGCGGGGTTCATGGCAATGAAGGCTTAACCTCAATAAGATTCATGAAAAAAATCAAAGAAGAGGATTTGTCGCCTGGACAGTTCTATTTCTATAACTTTGATAGAACACCCTATGTTTCAACAATTAAAAAGGAATTTTACGAATCCGGAATCGGCTTGAAAATTTTAGATTTAATCGAATATCTTCAGCCGGATTTTTACACTGAGCTTCATTGTTATAATCTTAAGAATTATGAGAGATTAACCTCTATTGAGAGGTATAAAAAAACAGGCATTCCACCACTCATTAAATTGGGAAATCATATTCTGGTGTCATCCGTATCCCCGTTAATCAGAATGACTTATTTTTCAACAGAAACAGTTTGCAAAACACTTGAATTTCCCTGCATTGAAAAATTAACTCCGGAAATTATTGAAAAATATAATTTCAATAAAGAATTGGCCATTGAGACTTATGAAGATCTGCTTAATCTGATTTTAATTTCTCCTTCAAGAGAGAATTTCGAAAAGGAAATGATGATTCATCATGCCGACCAAGTTCATTTGGCGATGAGATATGCTGAAAAAGTTTTTGGCAAGGATTTCCCACCATATTAA
- a CDS encoding formylmethanofuran dehydrogenase subunit C, which produces MFNLKTITFDQIKTSSIALEFDELIPDEIYSWTEADFAKYQVPIGNSRFPITDFFDITVVGEANGPDDVEMILNGDLNRVKYIGCKMSGGKILCNSSVDLHVGAEMSGGSILVKGDAAAHAGREMSGGYLEIEGNTKEFTGASYIGEWRGMTGGEIVVGGNAGKQCGECLTGGKIHVKGNCDILAGIHMTKGIIEIDGDVNRWPGGQMKNGNIIIHGFLGRLLEGFVLDGIVVDPEVDGITFEGKYIKYTGDIGLNGKGNLYLGAEANKEKLAEYGELDDEYTSIREYRNL; this is translated from the coding sequence GTGTTTAATTTGAAAACTATAACTTTTGATCAAATAAAAACTTCTTCAATCGCTTTAGAATTTGATGAATTAATTCCTGATGAAATTTATTCATGGACTGAAGCAGATTTTGCAAAATATCAAGTTCCTATCGGAAACTCCAGATTCCCAATTACAGATTTCTTCGACATTACTGTAGTAGGAGAAGCTAATGGACCTGATGACGTTGAAATGATTCTCAACGGTGATTTAAACAGAGTTAAATACATCGGTTGTAAAATGAGCGGCGGTAAAATTTTATGTAACAGCAGTGTAGATTTACACGTTGGTGCAGAAATGTCTGGCGGTTCTATCCTTGTTAAAGGTGATGCAGCTGCTCACGCTGGAAGAGAAATGTCCGGTGGATACCTTGAAATTGAAGGAAATACCAAAGAATTCACTGGTGCTTCTTACATTGGTGAATGGAGAGGTATGACCGGTGGAGAAATTGTTGTCGGCGGTAACGCAGGTAAACAATGTGGTGAATGTTTAACCGGTGGTAAAATCCACGTTAAAGGTAACTGTGATATCTTAGCTGGTATTCACATGACTAAAGGTATCATTGAAATCGACGGTGACGTAAACCGTTGGCCTGGTGGACAAATGAAAAACGGTAACATCATTATCCACGGATTCCTTGGAAGATTACTCGAAGGATTCGTTCTCGACGGTATTGTTGTAGATCCTGAAGTAGACGGTATCACTTTCGAAGGTAAATATATTAAATATACTGGAGATATTGGTCTTAACGGTAAAGGTAACCTTTACTTAGGTGCTGAAGCTAACAAAGAAAAATTAGCTGAATATGGCGAATTAGACGACGAATATACTTCAATCAGAGAATACAGGAATTTATAA
- the glnA gene encoding type I glutamate--ammonia ligase — protein sequence MGDIPEEKIRSIEERMKEDNIKFIRLQFVDINGTVKNIVIPFNGEDMDELFNEGMLFDGSSIAGFVGVNDSDLLLKPDINTYSRLSWRPEESATCRFICDIWTHENKPFIGDPRGVLKKSLAKIAKMGLQYNIGPEPEFFIVDIDENGYPMPYDEAGYFDVEPLDKGPDFRRELTLNLEDLDFEVEASHHEVAPGQNEIAFKFKDALKTADAVITFKQAIKAIVDNMATFDQLDYRVTFMPKPFFGVNGSGMHCHQSVFKGDKNLFYDPDSETGLSKDAIYFIGGLLKHAPALTAITNPIVNSYKRLVPGYEAPVYKAYGLRNRTALIRVPSARGKATRIEYRSPDSACNPYLAFTVMLEAGIDGIVNKIDPGDPVELDIFKMSEEERKERGIEVLPASLWEAYHSLEKDPLILNALGPHVSEKFLELKYQEWDEYRVQVFGYEQRKYLDI from the coding sequence ATGGGCGATATTCCTGAAGAAAAAATTAGAAGTATAGAAGAAAGAATGAAAGAGGATAATATCAAATTTATCCGTTTACAATTTGTTGATATAAATGGAACCGTAAAAAATATTGTCATCCCATTTAACGGTGAAGACATGGATGAGCTATTCAACGAAGGAATGTTATTCGATGGTTCATCAATCGCCGGATTTGTTGGAGTAAATGACAGTGACTTATTATTAAAACCGGATATCAACACTTACTCAAGACTTTCCTGGAGACCTGAAGAATCCGCAACCTGCAGATTCATTTGTGACATATGGACACATGAAAACAAACCGTTCATAGGAGACCCAAGAGGAGTGCTTAAAAAATCATTAGCTAAAATTGCTAAGATGGGCTTACAATATAATATTGGTCCAGAACCAGAATTCTTTATTGTAGATATTGATGAAAATGGATATCCTATGCCTTACGATGAAGCAGGATACTTTGATGTGGAACCTCTCGATAAGGGACCTGACTTTAGAAGAGAATTAACCTTAAACCTAGAGGATTTGGACTTTGAAGTAGAAGCTTCCCACCACGAAGTAGCTCCGGGTCAAAATGAAATCGCATTCAAATTTAAAGATGCATTAAAAACTGCAGATGCAGTAATTACATTTAAACAAGCTATCAAAGCAATCGTAGACAATATGGCTACCTTTGACCAATTGGATTATAGGGTAACATTCATGCCAAAACCATTCTTCGGCGTGAACGGTAGTGGAATGCACTGTCACCAGTCCGTATTTAAAGGAGATAAAAACCTATTTTACGACCCTGATTCCGAAACTGGACTTTCAAAAGATGCAATCTACTTCATAGGCGGATTGTTAAAACATGCCCCTGCACTTACAGCAATCACCAATCCTATTGTAAACTCATACAAACGTTTAGTGCCTGGCTATGAAGCACCTGTTTACAAGGCATATGGTCTTAGAAACAGAACCGCATTAATCAGAGTGCCTTCAGCCCGTGGTAAAGCAACCCGTATTGAATACAGATCACCTGACTCTGCATGTAACCCATATTTGGCATTTACCGTAATGCTTGAAGCAGGTATTGACGGTATTGTAAATAAAATTGATCCTGGTGACCCTGTTGAACTCGATATTTTCAAAATGAGTGAAGAAGAAAGAAAAGAACGTGGAATTGAAGTTTTACCTGCAAGTTTATGGGAAGCTTACCATTCCCTTGAAAAAGACCCACTCATATTAAATGCCCTAGGACCTCACGTAAGTGAAAAATTCCTTGAATTGAAATATCAGGAATGGGACGAATACAGAGTTCAAGTATTCGGATACGAACAAAGAAAATATTTAGATATCTAA
- a CDS encoding adenosylhomocysteinase, whose amino-acid sequence MSKVKDMSLAPEGVRKIEWVQKHMPVLEHIKQEYLETQPFKGITIGSCLHLEPKTINLGLTLMAGGAEVAMTGCNPLSTHDDAVAGAADLGLNVYGWREQDDEEYYQTINMVLDHKPDIIIDDGADMIMVLHNERTELLKHIKGACEETTTGVHRLQAMHADGALKFPVIAVNDAYTKYLFDNRYGTGQSSFDAIMGTTNMVIAGKTVTVCGYGWCGRGLALRAAGLGADVIVTEVDPIRALEARMDGYRVMTIREAVKQSDLIITVTGNADIICGDDFKYMKDGCMLANSGHFNVEINRPDLEAISTEVKEVRESIEEFTTKDGRKLYLLADGRLVNLSAARGQGHPAEIMDMSFAVQALSAKHILENDLPVGVTKAPDEIDYNVATMKLKAMGIEIDSLTDKQKAYMANWQEGT is encoded by the coding sequence ATGAGTAAAGTTAAAGACATGTCACTAGCTCCTGAAGGAGTTAGAAAAATTGAATGGGTTCAAAAACACATGCCTGTTTTGGAACATATTAAACAAGAATATTTGGAAACCCAACCTTTTAAAGGGATAACTATCGGGTCATGTTTACATTTGGAACCTAAAACAATTAATTTAGGTTTAACATTGATGGCCGGTGGAGCAGAAGTCGCGATGACCGGATGCAATCCTCTTTCAACACATGACGATGCAGTTGCAGGAGCGGCTGATTTAGGATTAAACGTCTACGGTTGGAGAGAACAGGACGATGAAGAATACTACCAGACAATTAATATGGTCTTGGATCACAAACCTGACATAATCATTGATGACGGAGCAGACATGATTATGGTTTTACATAATGAGAGAACCGAATTGTTAAAACATATTAAAGGGGCATGTGAAGAAACCACAACTGGTGTTCACAGATTACAGGCAATGCACGCTGACGGCGCATTAAAATTCCCGGTAATCGCTGTAAATGACGCTTATACCAAATACTTATTTGACAACCGTTACGGAACTGGTCAATCAAGTTTCGATGCAATCATGGGAACTACCAACATGGTTATTGCAGGAAAAACAGTAACCGTATGCGGATACGGTTGGTGCGGCCGCGGACTAGCTTTAAGGGCAGCAGGTCTTGGAGCTGATGTTATCGTAACTGAAGTGGATCCAATCAGAGCATTGGAAGCAAGAATGGACGGTTACCGTGTAATGACTATCCGTGAAGCAGTAAAACAATCAGATTTAATCATTACAGTAACAGGTAATGCTGACATTATCTGTGGAGACGACTTCAAATACATGAAAGATGGATGTATGCTTGCAAACTCAGGACACTTCAATGTTGAAATCAACAGACCAGACTTAGAAGCAATTTCAACAGAAGTAAAAGAAGTGCGTGAAAGCATTGAAGAATTCACAACCAAAGACGGACGCAAACTTTATCTTTTAGCAGATGGCCGTTTGGTAAACTTATCTGCAGCACGCGGACAAGGACACCCAGCTGAAATCATGGACATGAGTTTTGCAGTACAGGCATTATCCGCAAAACACATCCTGGAAAACGATTTGCCTGTTGGCGTAACCAAAGCCCCTGATGAAATCGACTACAATGTAGCGACCATGAAATTGAAAGCTATGGGAATTGAAATCGATTCATTAACAGATAAACAAAAAGCTTACATGGCAAATTGGCAAGAAGGAACCTAA
- a CDS encoding DUF2097 domain-containing protein — protein MIEEVQMTFDEALDYVKDVVEVGDTLEISYNRIFAPGEVLGFTEEDEQTGEGYRVGLQLNGEILNQAIEVDFKEIADDLIEMRHITDDKEIIIEIL, from the coding sequence ATGATAGAAGAAGTTCAGATGACATTTGACGAAGCATTGGATTATGTCAAGGACGTTGTTGAAGTTGGAGATACTTTAGAAATTTCCTATAATCGTATTTTTGCTCCAGGTGAAGTTCTAGGTTTTACTGAAGAAGATGAACAGACCGGAGAAGGTTATAGGGTTGGTCTTCAGTTGAATGGTGAAATTTTAAATCAAGCTATTGAAGTTGATTTCAAAGAAATTGCAGATGATTTAATTGAAATGCGCCATATTACTGATGATAAAGAAATTATTATAGAAATTTTGTAA